The DNA sequence TCAGGTTCATTTCTTTAGTTTCTGAATTTTAATTTGCATTTACtgtctaaaaaaaatccttacaCATTGCCCACAATGTTGAAAGCTGAAAGCTCTTATGAGTCCAAATTGACATGAATTTCAGGGCGTAATGAACCAGCTATACAGTGTGAtgtatgaatttaatttttccctCCCTCCGGACTATGCCTTGGTCATAAGAGCACTAGGGTCACTGGAAGGCACTGCTAAAGTCCTGGATCCTGAATTCAAGGTCTTAGAAAGTGCATATCCTTTTGTCATCGGGAGGCTTTTGGAAGATCCAAACCCTGATATGAGAAAAATTTTAAGGGAACTCCTCATCCGAAATGATGGATCCATTAGGTGGAATCGGCTCGAGCGCTTAGTAAGTTTTTCCTCTTATCTCTATCATGTAGCAAGTACTTTGTCTTCGCGAAAGAAAGAATGTCTTATTAGCAATGACACAAGGAGATGTACATAGCTTTAAATATTTGGCTGTATGCTCTGTTTGCATTACGCATATTTCGATTATATCTGAACTACGTTTAAGAAGTCTGTGGGCTATTCTTTTCCATATCTTAaccattacaaaaaaaaatcttgttaCAGGTTGCAGCCATTTCTGAACAGGCTGCCGAGTCGAGTGAGGAATCCTCCAAGGATAGTTCTTCAAATCCTCTAGGATGGAAATCATTTGACATGGAAGCTGTTGTCTCAGCAACTGAGGATCTTTTTCTATTCATTCTCTCCAAGAAGGGTTCAAGGGTACGTGTTTTCCTTATTCGGGACATCATCGGAGCAGTTGACATCGTTCTGCAGGATGAAGTTTTAGGGTGCTCATCGAATAAGAAGTATCAGACAAGATCTGAGGTTTGTTCAACTCATCTttacatattttcttcaaataataGCTTTTCAAATAAGAGCATTCTTGAAGTTTCTGGAGTGATGGCCAATGTGGCGTATTGTGTTTACAGGATGATGCTATGCTGGAAAGAGTTGTTCACGGGTTTCAGTGTCTCCGTGATGCAATAAAGTTAGCACCACGAGTGTGGACGGCTATGCTTTTTCGCATGGCATTAAAGCGGGAGGTTCATAGCTTCTCTCTGGACGTCATTTCAAGCATTATGATGCATATTGGAAAAAAATCCCCTGACCGTCTTTGGATCCGTATTTCAAGATTCCTTCATGACTTAGAGAGAGACTACGATTCTAACAAAGCATGAGGAAAGTAAActacttctctctcttttatagATCACgaatttttttacattttataaagaaattaatgagAATCAGTAGTTTAGCTCTGAAGGATCATTGCAGAATCTGTAGTTTACATCTTACATAGGTTGGagactttcttttatttgaatttaggaggaaaattttcaattcattaGATTTGATTAGTTGAACAATGAATCCTAAAATGtagaaaatatctttttaGGCTTAGAATTTGTCccttgtttaaaaattatccaTATTTCTTTATATACAAATTCGATGTAGTGATTTTCTGAAACAGTTTGATAATGATTAGGGTGATCTAAATAGCGAACCGACTTTTCTTTCAAcatttaaactatttatgGAAGCTTAAAAAGCTATTATTGCTTTTCTTGAAATTAGAATGGTATTATTGCTCTAGCATGCCCCACACCTTTTGAAGCCATACCCCGAATGTGTGCCCATGTGCGGTACATTGTGCCCTAGTCTTATTAGTGACATTGGGTCTCTCCGCATCTCAACCATGCTGGCATTTGCCATATTTTTGGAGTAGTCCCATGAAAAGTGTGACAATAAATAGGgtttggtttaattttgtgttggaTTAGTGCACGTCTTGATTGAACTATTAGCTTATGTTGATATTCTTCCTCGTCTTTTTGAGCAACAGCAGATGGTGAAGTGAGTGGATAACCTTGGTAGACTTACAATATTTAGGACGACaagatagaagaagaagacaaaaactaccagattagagagagagagagagagagagagagagagagagagagagagagagagagagagagagagaaaatgtacCATCCTTCCAGTGTAACTATTGACATGACATTTCATCTCATTTATGAAAAAGTTGTAGCCAGTTATGCAATAATTGtaagagaaattgaagaaggcaACAAAGAAAAGGTGTCCGTATGCCTCCTCCAATCAATCATTCTTCTTTGCAGATCATCAGATGTGAAAGTGGATTCAAAATCCAAGTAGTCACGTTTGATGCTCAAAGTTAATAGGTAACATTGGAGGTTGTGTTCCTTCGTTAAATATCGCCGTCAGTTTTTACGGTTAtggttggttggagaggggaacaaagtattctttataatggtgtaAAAATTATTcctcatttaaaaattttgaggttaAGAGCCAAACGTAACGGactaaagtgaacaatatctattaatggtgggcttgaattTTTACACactaaagtgaacaatatctattaatggtgggcttgagttttTACACATTGAGGGGTATGCAAATGAGGacgatagattgtgagatcccacattagtggGAGAGAGAGGAACTAAACATTGCTTATATAAGTGTAGAAAATTCTCTCTGACATgcttgttttaaaatcatgatgTAACggttaaagcggacaatatctactagaccacttacgtgttttaaaatatcatgatGTAACggcaaaagcggacaatatctactagaccacttacgtgttttaaaatcatgatgTAACAattaaagtgaacaatatctactagtggcgTTGGTGCTATTTTCGTTTCAATCGACAACTATTAGGATTAACTtgtgatataattaaattattttgtagaaTTCCGCACAAGGTGAGGAAATTGCAAActacaattaaataaaatatccaaACCAAAGAGGAAGCTAATTCAGCTCaccaataaaatttcataaaatgatAAGACAAAATCCcaatatctaaaattaaaaattaaggaaaattGGGATTTCGAAAACCTTTTTGACCAAACTCCCATAGattttctttacaaaaaaaaaaaaaaaaaaaaaaaaaaaNTTCGTTGATCAACTGCCCCAgctatttttcttccttcctatTTACAcgaactattttttaattaattattattttattaaatattcaaacttaGAACGACGGAACGACGCCGTATCCACTCACTCGGTCGGCTTCCAACTCGATATCCGTCCGTTTGGCGAATCGTCCCTTGATTCGTGGTCTCGTCTCGGCGTAGGCCTTACGAGATGCGTATCGAATCGTCTTCTCGAACtttctgttcttcctcttctctctgTACCTCAACACTCTCGCCTCTCGATCTGCCGGCGAGATTTGCAGCGGTGGAACAGTCGATTCCGTCGACGGTTTCGTGTACGGATTCGATATCTCCGTTATCGTGTTCCCCTCCGGAACGACTCCGACCTCGATCGACGAGGATGATACCTGAAAGTCATGAAGAATAGGTGAGAGGTGAGATTGTTGTGGTTAAATCAATTCATCTTACAGGTGcgggattttgattttggatgAGAAACTAATTGGACGAGGAATTAGAGAAATGCGATGACTTACACTGTGACTGATTGACTGAGGATTGTAACTGTACGGGAACGATTTAGCGCAGGGGAAGTCGATGCCGAAGCTACGATCGTTTACCGATGAGAGATCGACGCCTTTGCTCTGAACCGGAACGACTCCATCGGCGGCGGAGCTGTTATGCTCTCGCACTTCTAATTTCGGATCTACGCGGTCGTAATCCAGATCTAAGTAAGGATCCATTTCTAGAAACTCTAACTTCCCCGAGTTCAGATCTGTATTTTCGATTGgcttagggttagggtttggAAGAAGCCAGGAAGCAGCTTCGGCCTCTTCGGCGGCGTCAGTGTTGACATTGGAGAAATAACGATCATCTAGGAAGTTGATTGCAGCAGCAGGCTTAACGGCGAGAGAGTTGTCGGAGTTGGAAGAGTCGTAGAAAGGCGTGACAGGAACTCGCTCATGACGGCGAGCGAGGGGATTGGCAGAGTGGATATCGTGGTCGCAAGTGATGCAGAGAGCAGCAGCGTCGGCCTTACAGGTAACATGAGCAGGAGCTTGCTCACAGACTTCACAAAGCCATACGCGCGCATGGCGGGAAGCAAGCTTGTTGGCTGCATGGACTTTGGAGTCGCAGCCAAGGCAAAGAAAGGCAGAGTCAGCTCGGCAGAAGAGAGTGGCAGCGGCCACCTTACAGGAATCACAAAGCTTTGAAGCCATACTTCAATGGCGGAAAACTGCAGAAAATGGTAtgtaatctctctctctctctctctctctttctctctctcagcCCTATGCTATTCCTTTTGTTCATCATGCGCGTGAGAGTCTATCCTGTGGGACCAAGGAAATCAGCCATGGACGAATGGGAGAGAAACACGTGGGCGGGGCTTAGCCATAGAAACCAAAAGAATTTATCGCCTTGACTGAacggaaaaataaataaataaatacataaataatggtaaaaaatacctaattttcatttagtaactaattaataaaacattaacaTAAACCGCAGAAAGTGAATATTGAAAGGATTTTTCTAGGGACTTCTGTTGGGCCCAAACAACCGGCCCAATTCTGGTTGTTCGTTGGTCATGGCCCATTTTTAACATGAACTTTAATTGTTGGGCTTCATCTTGATGGGCTCATGGCCCATTTTTAACATGAACTTTAATTGTTGGGCTTCATTTTGATGGGCTCATGGCCCATTTTTAACATGAACTTTCATTGTTGGGCTTCATTTTGTATgggctcaagcccacttctCACTCAGCCCTTTTGAGAATTAGGTAGGTTTAAATAtactttattaatttaatttaagataatTCAAAATCGTTACTTTAGGGATAATAAAGAATAAGGTGATACGGCGTCGTTTCACCGCACGAACACTAGACTTTGACACGTGTCCCTCCTCCCCAACCCCCCTATAATTTACAggcattttctttcatttactctttttaatattaataccttaaataaaaaggaaaaaaaaaaaaaacgaaaaaaatgaaaaatacccattaatttctaatttccttatataaagaaattggAAGAATTTATTCAGtagatattaatattatatatttgacgTATCaaattccctttttttttcttttaaattatcttCCAAACTatactcaaaattaaataaatagtaattatAATGTTTGGGATTAAAGTTGTGGGGTCCatgtttctaaaaatattttattatgtcCTTTTattcataacaaaaaaaaatttctttttttctctcttttttaaaaaggtaaTTAGTATATAATAATACGATGAAGATGAATAATACTGAAATAAACTATTgattaaattactaaattagAATTCagttctattattttaaaaattaaaatcccttaaataattgttttgttcATTTGCGAGTATTTtatccaatttaattttaacatttaaaatgataaaatatatttacttttgtgTAAAtatccaataaaataaaaagttttattgcttttatttttaataaaactctataatttaatttacaataaattcaaaaaaatgacgtggaattaattaattaaataataatttaaatatttaaggtagattaacaaaatttaattatttctcttCTAAAATTTACATTCTCATTACACCCAAAAATTGGTAAATTCAGTCAGCTT is a window from the Cucurbita pepo subsp. pepo cultivar mu-cu-16 chromosome LG07, ASM280686v2, whole genome shotgun sequence genome containing:
- the LOC111799029 gene encoding zinc finger protein CONSTANS-LIKE 4-like; protein product: MASKLCDSCKVAAATLFCRADSAFLCLGCDSKVHAANKLASRHARVWLCEVCEQAPAHVTCKADAAALCITCDHDIHSANPLARRHERVPVTPFYDSSNSDNSLAVKPAAAINFLDDRYFSNVNTDAAEEAEAASWLLPNPNPKPIENTDLNSGKLEFLEMDPYLDLDYDRVDPKLEVREHNSSAADGVVPVQSKGVDLSSVNDRSFGIDFPCAKSFPYSYNPQSISHSVSSSSIEVGVVPEGNTITEISNPYTKPSTESTVPPLQISPADREARVLRYREKRKNRKFEKTIRYASRKAYAETRPRIKGRFAKRTDIELEADRVSGYGVVPSF